One genomic window of Acidovorax radicis includes the following:
- a CDS encoding GntR family transcriptional regulator, with protein sequence MKKIHKFDRTRQAAPQVFEWLREVILSLELAPGTPLSRAELAERFELSQTPVRDALLQLSQEGLVDIYPQHATLVSRIDIASATQAHFLRCAIELEVVRTLALVDDPVLRAKLSAQVDLQAALATADTEEFIASDQAFHRMMYEAAAVPNLYELVRQRSGHLDRLRRLDLPSPGKAARVVRDHRAIVEALAAHDPNAAQAALRTHLSGTLGHVADIRARHPDYVTA encoded by the coding sequence ATGAAAAAAATCCACAAGTTCGACCGTACTCGCCAAGCAGCCCCCCAGGTATTTGAATGGCTGCGCGAGGTCATCCTTTCACTGGAGCTGGCTCCGGGCACTCCGCTGTCGCGCGCTGAGTTGGCCGAGCGTTTTGAGTTAAGCCAGACCCCCGTGCGCGATGCCCTGTTGCAACTGAGCCAGGAAGGCCTGGTGGACATCTATCCTCAGCACGCCACCTTGGTGAGCCGCATCGACATCGCATCGGCCACCCAGGCGCACTTTCTGCGTTGTGCCATTGAGCTGGAAGTGGTTCGCACGCTGGCCCTGGTCGACGACCCCGTGCTGCGCGCCAAACTGTCCGCACAGGTGGACTTGCAGGCGGCGCTGGCAACGGCCGATACCGAGGAGTTCATCGCGTCTGATCAAGCATTCCACCGCATGATGTATGAGGCCGCCGCTGTGCCCAATCTGTACGAGCTGGTGCGCCAGCGCAGTGGCCACCTGGACCGGCTGCGTCGGCTTGACCTGCCGTCGCCTGGCAAAGCGGCGCGGGTGGTGCGCGACCACCGCGCGATCGTCGAGGCCCTGGCCGCACACGACCCCAACGCCGCACAGGCAGCACTGCGCACCCACCTCTCGGGCACCCTGGGCCATGTCGCTGACATCCGGGCACGGCACCCAGACTATGTGACTGCGTAG
- a CDS encoding glucarate dehydratase family protein, which produces MARDTTITRVLVTPIAFRDGPLLNAAGIHEPWALRAIVEIETSDGRVGISETYGDEPMLRILAQATPLLIGLSPFALNVMEERVRATVKAVPGAIEFELAPGSHAIKNVPKVISTFEVGMLDLQGQIVGAPVVDLLGGKVRDAVPYSAYLFFKYAEHIGKPYAPDAWGEGISPAQIVAQAQRMIDLYGFQSIKLKGGVFEPTHEVACMQALAKAFPGVPLRLDPNANWSLAASIAAALALDEILEYYEDPTPGLAGMAELAKHTKLPLATNMVITTMDDFRKGCEMGSVKVLLSDHHYWGGLRATQTLARMCRLWGLGMSMHSNSHLGISLMAMTHVAASVPNLTYACDTHYPWQEEEVIKGGRIRFDKGSVVVPTRPGLGVELDQDALAVLHEQYKTCVVRNRDDLTQMRKYDPAFSGKTPRF; this is translated from the coding sequence ATGGCACGCGACACCACCATCACCCGCGTTTTGGTCACGCCCATCGCCTTTCGCGACGGCCCGCTGCTCAACGCCGCGGGCATCCACGAACCTTGGGCGTTGCGCGCCATCGTCGAGATCGAAACCAGCGACGGCCGGGTTGGCATTTCTGAAACCTATGGCGACGAGCCCATGTTACGGATCCTGGCGCAGGCTACCCCGCTGCTGATTGGCCTGTCGCCTTTCGCGCTCAACGTGATGGAAGAACGGGTGCGAGCTACCGTCAAAGCGGTGCCCGGCGCCATTGAGTTCGAGTTGGCGCCCGGCTCCCACGCCATCAAGAACGTACCCAAGGTGATCAGCACCTTTGAAGTGGGCATGCTCGACTTGCAAGGTCAGATCGTCGGTGCGCCAGTGGTGGACCTGCTGGGGGGCAAGGTGCGCGACGCTGTGCCCTACAGTGCCTACCTGTTCTTCAAGTATGCAGAGCACATCGGCAAGCCCTATGCACCGGACGCCTGGGGAGAAGGCATCAGCCCCGCGCAGATCGTGGCGCAGGCGCAGCGCATGATCGACTTGTACGGTTTTCAGAGCATCAAATTGAAGGGCGGCGTTTTTGAGCCAACGCACGAGGTTGCGTGTATGCAGGCGCTGGCCAAAGCCTTCCCTGGCGTGCCGCTGAGGCTGGACCCGAACGCCAATTGGTCCCTTGCGGCCAGCATCGCCGCAGCCCTGGCTTTAGACGAAATCCTGGAGTACTACGAAGATCCGACGCCCGGCCTTGCGGGCATGGCCGAGCTGGCGAAACACACCAAGCTGCCGTTGGCCACCAACATGGTCATCACGACCATGGACGATTTTCGCAAGGGCTGCGAAATGGGTTCAGTGAAAGTGCTGCTGTCTGACCACCACTACTGGGGTGGCCTGCGTGCCACCCAGACGCTGGCGCGCATGTGCCGACTGTGGGGGCTGGGCATGTCGATGCATTCCAATTCACATTTGGGTATCAGCCTGATGGCCATGACCCATGTGGCCGCCAGCGTACCCAACCTAACCTACGCCTGCGACACCCACTACCCCTGGCAAGAGGAAGAAGTCATCAAAGGCGGGCGCATCCGTTTCGACAAAGGCTCCGTGGTGGTGCCGACCCGCCCGGGCCTGGGCGTGGAATTGGACCAAGACGCATTGGCTGTGTTGCACGAGCAGTACAAGACCTGCGTAGTGCGCAACCGCGACGATTTGACGCAGATGCGCAAATACGATCCCGCGTTCAGCGGAAAAACACCGCGTTTCTGA
- a CDS encoding Bug family tripartite tricarboxylate transporter substrate binding protein, with the protein MHRFHRRVTLLAACSALSLAAVSAYASDWPTSKPITWVVPFAAGGSTDVVARVVGQELSVAVKQSVVIDNRPGAGGVIGVQSVAKAPADGYTLIGGTISTHAINAGLYKKLPYDPVKDFEPVTLIAYVPNVLMVNSDLGVNSVQELVAWIKKNPDKASYASSGAGTSTHLTGAQMAELIKVPMQHIAYKGSPQALQDVAAGNVPFLFDQLTAGAPLVKAGKLKFLAVTTKTRSPLAPDVPTTAEAGFPGLDLVSWQGVYAPKGTPKEVITRLNTAIVKALNGPELKNKLETQFGMQVVGSTPAELAAVTQKDVTRLGDLVKKIGATVD; encoded by the coding sequence ATGCACCGATTCCACCGTCGCGTTACTTTGCTTGCGGCCTGCAGCGCCCTCAGCCTGGCTGCTGTCAGCGCGTATGCGTCCGATTGGCCCACGTCCAAACCCATCACATGGGTGGTCCCATTCGCTGCGGGGGGGTCTACCGACGTGGTGGCCCGGGTGGTGGGGCAAGAGCTTTCGGTCGCAGTAAAGCAGTCGGTGGTGATCGACAATCGCCCCGGTGCGGGGGGTGTGATCGGTGTTCAGTCAGTCGCCAAGGCGCCAGCCGACGGTTACACCCTTATTGGCGGAACCATCAGCACCCACGCCATCAATGCCGGGCTGTACAAAAAGCTGCCATATGACCCGGTGAAAGACTTTGAGCCCGTCACCTTGATTGCCTATGTGCCCAATGTGTTGATGGTCAACAGCGACCTGGGGGTGAACTCGGTGCAAGAGCTGGTGGCCTGGATCAAGAAGAACCCTGACAAGGCTTCTTATGCGTCATCCGGCGCGGGCACCTCCACCCACTTGACCGGTGCCCAAATGGCCGAACTGATCAAGGTGCCCATGCAGCACATCGCCTACAAGGGCAGTCCGCAGGCGCTGCAGGACGTGGCCGCCGGCAACGTGCCGTTTCTGTTTGACCAACTGACCGCAGGCGCGCCGCTCGTGAAGGCCGGCAAGCTGAAGTTTCTGGCCGTCACGACCAAGACGCGCTCGCCGTTGGCGCCCGACGTACCCACCACGGCAGAGGCTGGTTTCCCGGGCCTGGACCTCGTGTCCTGGCAGGGCGTTTACGCACCCAAGGGCACCCCCAAGGAGGTGATCACCCGCCTGAACACCGCAATCGTCAAGGCGCTGAATGGCCCAGAGCTCAAGAACAAGCTGGAGACCCAGTTCGGGATGCAGGTCGTGGGCAGCACGCCCGCTGAACTGGCGGCCGTCACACAGAAAGACGTCACCCGCCTGGGCGACCTGGTCAAGAAAATCGGCGCCACCGTCGATTGA
- a CDS encoding helix-turn-helix transcriptional regulator, with protein sequence MNADLIPTLAAARKAHQMTQAQLAESAGLSRMTVQRTEGGDLDPRYSTLAEMARVLGMDIIAVPSSLRPSLEAFIQSGGKFLGQPEGVDAPPSVVDGLRG encoded by the coding sequence ATGAATGCCGACCTCATCCCCACCCTCGCCGCCGCCCGCAAGGCCCACCAGATGACGCAGGCCCAGCTTGCCGAGAGCGCGGGCCTCAGCCGCATGACGGTGCAGCGCACCGAAGGCGGCGACCTGGACCCGCGCTATTCCACCCTGGCCGAGATGGCCCGCGTGCTGGGCATGGACATCATCGCGGTGCCCAGCAGCCTGCGGCCCAGTCTGGAGGCGTTCATCCAGTCGGGGGGCAAGTTTCTGGGCCAGCCCGAGGGGGTGGATGCGCCGCCCTCGGTGGTGGATGGTCTGCGCGGCTGA
- a CDS encoding ABC transporter substrate-binding protein, translating into MSRRQFLLRATQAAAATGLPVWAHNAMAADEGLTGRSLTLGCSIALTGPLGQAGTEQVAGMKAAFAEVNAAGGVYGREIRMEVKDDGYVASRTLKNVTEMVDTQSVFALISPLGTANTASILPLIESKGIPTVGPVTGATSLRMPENRHVFFLRPTYREETRRLVKQIVDMGLKRIAVVYLDNPFGKEVLKDMAQALDDIKVERSGEFALAVDGKNGAALAEKVAAERPGAVLLATTGTANTAFVQAFRAKAQGVPLAGISVTVVSSELPKLAASTRGLALVQVFPDATSQKSVVVRKFQSTMKAMGADPAFVSSGSSLEGWLNGQIMIEGLKNAGKDVTRERLRAGLASIRALSFGDFNIGFGNKAPYIGSDAIYLAIYADNGRRLS; encoded by the coding sequence ATGAGCCGTCGTCAATTCCTTTTGCGAGCTACCCAGGCCGCAGCTGCTACCGGCCTGCCCGTGTGGGCCCATAACGCGATGGCGGCCGACGAGGGGCTGACCGGCAGGTCGCTCACGCTGGGTTGCTCGATTGCGCTGACGGGGCCCCTGGGCCAGGCTGGCACCGAGCAGGTGGCCGGCATGAAGGCCGCTTTTGCCGAGGTGAACGCGGCCGGTGGCGTGTATGGCCGCGAAATCCGCATGGAGGTAAAGGACGACGGTTATGTGGCCAGTCGCACCCTCAAGAACGTGACGGAGATGGTGGATACGCAGTCGGTGTTTGCACTTATCTCCCCACTGGGCACGGCCAATACCGCCTCCATCTTGCCGCTGATCGAATCCAAGGGCATCCCCACCGTGGGCCCGGTGACCGGGGCGACATCCCTGCGCATGCCTGAAAACCGCCACGTGTTCTTCTTGCGCCCCACCTACCGCGAAGAAACCCGCCGCCTGGTCAAGCAGATCGTGGACATGGGCCTCAAGCGCATCGCCGTGGTGTACCTCGACAATCCTTTCGGCAAAGAGGTGCTCAAGGACATGGCCCAGGCCCTTGACGACATCAAGGTCGAGCGCAGTGGTGAATTTGCGTTGGCGGTTGATGGAAAGAACGGCGCGGCGCTGGCCGAAAAAGTTGCCGCCGAGCGCCCGGGCGCCGTACTGCTGGCCACCACCGGCACGGCCAACACCGCCTTTGTGCAGGCGTTTCGTGCCAAGGCGCAGGGCGTGCCGCTGGCGGGCATTTCGGTCACGGTAGTTTCGTCGGAGCTGCCCAAGCTGGCCGCATCCACACGCGGTTTGGCGTTGGTGCAGGTGTTCCCCGATGCCACGTCACAAAAATCGGTGGTGGTGCGCAAGTTCCAGAGCACCATGAAGGCCATGGGCGCTGATCCGGCGTTTGTGAGCAGCGGCAGTTCGCTCGAAGGCTGGCTCAATGGCCAGATCATGATTGAAGGCCTCAAGAACGCGGGCAAGGATGTCACCCGCGAGCGCCTGCGCGCCGGCCTTGCCAGCATCCGCGCGCTCTCATTCGGTGATTTCAATATCGGCTTTGGCAACAAGGCGCCCTACATCGGCTCGGACGCGATTTACCTGGCGATATATGCCGACAACGGCCGGCGATTGAGCTGA
- a CDS encoding DUF6150 family protein has protein sequence MAKILVVTQAPAADAKVFEVPYESQADLCWYEMPHAQQAEGDAVWCFVDHASLATFSILRVKYASQADLKTFKVKYREQAGWRTMGHPLNGSLA, from the coding sequence ATGGCAAAAATTCTGGTGGTCACACAGGCCCCCGCCGCCGATGCCAAGGTGTTTGAAGTGCCCTATGAAAGCCAGGCTGACCTGTGCTGGTACGAAATGCCCCACGCGCAGCAGGCCGAGGGCGATGCCGTGTGGTGTTTTGTGGACCACGCCTCCCTGGCCACGTTCAGCATCTTGCGGGTCAAGTACGCAAGCCAGGCAGACCTCAAGACCTTCAAGGTCAAGTACCGCGAGCAGGCGGGGTGGCGCACCATGGGGCACCCGCTCAACGGCAGCCTGGCATGA
- a CDS encoding VIT family protein, which translates to MTSATRRLHLERHRTDRIGWLRAAVLGANDGIVSTASLVVGVAAAQSSQSTIVMTAVAGLVAGAMSMAAGEYVSVHSQADTEKADLDRERAELAADPVAEARELTAIYVGRGLTPELAQQVSSQLMAHDALGAHARDELHVSSALAARPVQAAVTSAAAFAVGAALPLAVAALAPMASLLYWVAGTALVFLALLGAVAARTGGAGMVVGAWRVTFWGALAMAITAGVGAWFGAPV; encoded by the coding sequence ATGACTTCAGCCACACGCCGCCTGCATCTTGAACGCCACCGTACCGACCGCATTGGTTGGCTCCGCGCCGCCGTGCTGGGTGCCAATGACGGCATCGTCTCCACTGCCAGCCTGGTGGTGGGCGTGGCGGCCGCGCAGTCCAGCCAGTCCACCATCGTGATGACGGCGGTGGCCGGGCTGGTGGCGGGCGCCATGTCGATGGCGGCGGGCGAATATGTGTCGGTGCACTCGCAGGCCGACACCGAAAAGGCCGACCTCGACCGCGAGCGCGCTGAGCTGGCCGCCGACCCAGTGGCCGAGGCCCGCGAGCTGACCGCCATCTATGTGGGCCGGGGCCTCACGCCCGAACTGGCCCAGCAGGTGTCATCGCAACTGATGGCGCACGATGCGCTGGGCGCCCATGCGCGGGACGAGTTGCATGTGTCCTCGGCACTGGCAGCCCGCCCCGTGCAGGCCGCCGTGACATCGGCCGCTGCCTTTGCCGTGGGGGCCGCATTGCCATTGGCCGTGGCTGCGTTGGCGCCCATGGCCAGCCTGCTGTACTGGGTGGCCGGCACCGCGCTGGTCTTTTTGGCACTGCTGGGGGCCGTGGCGGCCCGCACGGGCGGCGCGGGCATGGTGGTGGGGGCCTGGCGCGTGACCTTCTGGGGCGCACTGGCCATGGCGATCACTGCGGGGGTGGGGGCGTGGTTTGGTGCGCCGGTATGA
- a CDS encoding chromate transporter has translation MAPATSPHPNAPTRPQPRNPTDLFWSFTLLALQGFGGVLAVVQRELVEKKGWMTNEEFVEDWAVAQIMPGPNVVNLSIMIGDRYFGLRGAVAALAGMLTFPLILVLTLAMVYAQFSSEPAVAGALRGMGAVAAGLIAGVGIKLFASIKNHPLGRPLCVVLAGLTIVAMAGLRLPLFWILPVLGGAACVLTWRKLAP, from the coding sequence ATGGCACCTGCCACCTCCCCTCACCCCAATGCGCCCACGCGCCCACAGCCCCGCAACCCGACCGATCTGTTCTGGTCTTTTACCTTGCTGGCACTGCAGGGGTTTGGCGGCGTGCTGGCTGTGGTGCAACGCGAACTGGTCGAGAAAAAGGGGTGGATGACCAACGAGGAGTTTGTGGAGGACTGGGCCGTGGCGCAGATCATGCCCGGGCCTAATGTGGTCAACCTCAGCATCATGATCGGGGACCGCTACTTTGGCCTTCGGGGCGCCGTGGCGGCGTTGGCGGGCATGCTCACGTTTCCGCTCATCCTCGTGCTGACGCTTGCCATGGTGTATGCCCAATTCTCCAGCGAGCCTGCGGTGGCCGGTGCGCTGCGTGGCATGGGTGCCGTGGCTGCCGGGCTGATCGCAGGCGTGGGGATCAAGCTGTTCGCATCCATCAAGAACCACCCGCTGGGGCGGCCGCTGTGTGTGGTGCTAGCGGGGCTGACCATCGTGGCCATGGCGGGCCTGCGGTTGCCGCTGTTCTGGATACTGCCGGTGCTCGGCGGCGCCGCGTGTGTGCTGACCTGGCGAAAGTTGGCACCATGA
- a CDS encoding PQQ-dependent sugar dehydrogenase, with the protein MSLFPRCATPGPDGAAGRCAHGNAPNHGHRRWQVVGAVIGTLCALSACTDPVPLPPEAGMGRSPTLPPPSSALLPTVHIAPAQGWPAGTQPTPMNGLRVTALATGLDHPRWLLVLPNGDVLVAESNAPPKPDDAKGIKGWVMKWVMKRAGAGVPSANRITLLRDADGDGVAETRTTFAADLHSPFGMALVGNALYVANTDAVLRFDYTPGQTRLAGPGTKLIDLPAGPINHHWTKNLIASPDGSKLYVTVGSNSNVADNGMAAEAGRAAIWEVGRLTGAHREFASGLRNPNGLGWQPDTGALWTVVNERDELGDDLVPDYLTSVKDGAFYGWPYSYFGQNVDVRVQPPRPDLVAQAIAPDYALGSHVAPLGLAFATGPALLPALASGAYVGEHGSWNRKPRSGYKVVFVPFANGQPVGLPLDVLTGFVSPDGKAWGRPVGVAVDPRGALLVADDVGNTVWRVTCAPRP; encoded by the coding sequence ATGTCTCTGTTCCCCCGTTGTGCAACCCCCGGCCCTGATGGCGCTGCGGGCCGGTGCGCCCATGGCAATGCGCCCAACCATGGGCATCGCCGGTGGCAGGTGGTGGGGGCTGTCATCGGCACCCTTTGTGCCCTGAGCGCCTGCACCGACCCCGTCCCCCTGCCGCCCGAAGCGGGCATGGGCCGGTCGCCCACGCTGCCACCGCCCTCGTCAGCGCTGTTGCCCACCGTGCACATTGCGCCCGCCCAGGGTTGGCCCGCAGGCACCCAGCCCACGCCCATGAACGGCCTGCGCGTGACGGCGCTGGCCACGGGGCTGGACCACCCGCGCTGGCTGCTGGTGCTGCCCAATGGCGACGTGCTGGTGGCCGAGAGCAACGCGCCGCCCAAGCCCGATGACGCCAAGGGCATCAAAGGCTGGGTCATGAAGTGGGTGATGAAGCGCGCCGGGGCCGGGGTGCCATCGGCCAACCGCATCACCCTGCTGCGCGATGCCGACGGTGACGGCGTGGCCGAAACCCGCACCACCTTTGCCGCCGACCTGCATTCACCCTTTGGCATGGCACTGGTGGGCAACGCCCTGTATGTGGCCAACACCGATGCCGTGCTGCGCTTCGACTACACCCCTGGGCAGACCCGCCTGGCGGGCCCTGGCACCAAGCTCATCGACCTGCCCGCAGGCCCCATCAACCACCACTGGACCAAAAACCTGATCGCCAGCCCCGACGGCAGCAAGCTCTATGTGACGGTGGGCTCCAACAGCAATGTGGCCGACAACGGCATGGCCGCCGAGGCGGGCCGCGCCGCCATCTGGGAGGTGGGCCGTTTGACAGGCGCCCACCGCGAGTTTGCCTCGGGCCTGCGCAACCCCAACGGCCTGGGCTGGCAGCCCGACACCGGCGCGCTGTGGACGGTGGTGAACGAACGCGACGAACTGGGCGACGACCTGGTGCCCGACTACCTCACCTCAGTCAAAGACGGCGCGTTTTACGGCTGGCCCTACAGCTACTTTGGCCAGAACGTGGACGTGCGCGTGCAGCCACCCCGGCCCGACCTGGTGGCCCAGGCCATCGCGCCCGACTATGCATTGGGCTCGCATGTCGCCCCGCTGGGCTTGGCGTTTGCCACCGGCCCGGCGCTGTTGCCGGCACTGGCCAGCGGTGCCTATGTGGGCGAACATGGCTCGTGGAACCGCAAGCCCCGCAGCGGCTACAAGGTGGTGTTTGTGCCGTTTGCCAACGGCCAGCCCGTGGGCCTGCCGCTGGATGTGCTGACGGGCTTTGTCAGCCCCGACGGCAAGGCCTGGGGCCGCCCGGTGGGCGTGGCCGTGGACCCGCGCGGTGCGCTGCTGGTGGCCGACGACGTGGGCAACACCGTGTGGCGCGTGACGTGTGCCCCCCGGCCCTGA
- a CDS encoding LysR substrate-binding domain-containing protein — protein sequence MDIRLSPSLLAWLRSFDAAARHGSFTKAAAELCITQGAVSQQVKQLEDWLRRPLFLRTPRALVPTPEGKWLAVVLRESFDAIESTLAQVRQPLEAATATLSCSPSFAMSWLTPRLGDFFRQHPHTGLRVFGEFHTLDRTRMVRDGVEAAVRFDLGGYRDLNATVFLDEWLIPVASPAFLARHPPITQPQDLQGDWLLHDGSAWDGADTYEEWQHWFAQVGATPPPWVGGQQFNLSQLALGAALAGQGIAMGRAALVLQDVKAGRLVPLLGRSVLSRAAYSFVTTTRPSPAMQLVREWLADEAQRFCSERAQVLTAPSA from the coding sequence ATGGATATTCGCCTCTCCCCCTCCCTCTTGGCGTGGCTGCGCAGTTTTGATGCAGCGGCCCGGCACGGCAGCTTCACCAAGGCGGCTGCCGAGTTGTGCATCACCCAGGGCGCGGTCAGCCAACAGGTCAAGCAGCTTGAAGACTGGCTGCGCCGCCCGCTGTTCTTGCGCACGCCGCGCGCCCTGGTGCCCACGCCCGAGGGCAAATGGCTGGCCGTGGTGCTGCGCGAGAGCTTTGACGCCATCGAAAGCACCCTGGCCCAAGTGCGCCAACCGCTAGAGGCCGCCACCGCTACCTTGAGTTGCTCACCCTCATTTGCCATGAGCTGGCTGACGCCCCGGCTGGGCGACTTCTTTCGCCAGCACCCCCACACCGGCCTGCGCGTGTTTGGCGAGTTCCACACGCTCGACCGCACCCGCATGGTGCGCGACGGCGTGGAAGCCGCCGTGCGCTTTGACCTGGGCGGCTACCGCGACCTGAACGCCACCGTGTTTCTGGACGAATGGCTCATCCCCGTGGCCAGCCCCGCGTTTCTGGCCCGCCACCCACCCATCACCCAGCCGCAAGACCTGCAAGGCGACTGGCTGCTGCACGACGGCAGCGCCTGGGACGGCGCCGACACCTACGAAGAATGGCAACACTGGTTTGCGCAAGTGGGCGCCACGCCGCCGCCCTGGGTGGGCGGCCAGCAATTCAACCTGTCGCAACTGGCCCTGGGCGCCGCCCTGGCCGGCCAAGGCATCGCCATGGGCCGCGCGGCGCTGGTGCTGCAAGACGTGAAGGCCGGGCGCCTGGTGCCGCTGCTGGGGCGCAGCGTGTTGTCGCGTGCGGCGTATTCGTTTGTGACCACCACGCGCCCCAGCCCGGCAATGCAGCTGGTGCGGGAGTGGCTGGCTGATGAGGCGCAGCGGTTTTGTAGCGAGCGGGCGCAGGTGCTGACAGCGCCATCGGCCTGA
- a CDS encoding type II toxin-antitoxin system HipA family toxin: MSTSIRYLRLYLHRPALADGGTPGESSAPASRREPIGYLSQYGDILRVSFDESYIRNPQRPTLSLSFQGADEAATQQILASARDARLVRTDGRWPVYFQNLLPEGHNRERLARERGCSPDDEFELLAAAGHDLMGALEVEPVPAQDGIPDVVRHWHTTQGLDVLEPGFVEFPVEDAASLPGVVTKFSAVQDGRRYTVHRQGAAGSVILKLPTTAHPDLVANEYTGYQLCKALGLNVADARVITRAQADLPDAVPFNEILAVQRFDHLPGGARVHMEEFNQVLGYTPRQKYGKTHGKGVLQDWATMLRVLNRLSRQPVLDTREFLARMVVFILMGNTDAHLKNWALIYPDGRVPQLAPVYDPVCVAAFFDGVPNHQYAVNRAIDNTLRALTWDDMEGLMKSAGLLRVPRHLALLRDVVKQARADWPALLRDAPPAVQATVQQRLAGATALGQAASRSTAG; encoded by the coding sequence ATGAGCACCTCCATCCGCTACCTGCGCCTGTACCTGCACCGGCCTGCGCTGGCGGACGGGGGCACGCCGGGCGAGTCCAGTGCGCCAGCCAGCCGTCGCGAACCGATTGGCTACCTCTCGCAATACGGCGACATCCTGCGCGTGTCGTTTGACGAGAGCTACATCCGCAACCCGCAGCGCCCTACCCTGTCGCTGAGCTTTCAGGGCGCCGACGAGGCGGCCACGCAGCAGATTTTGGCGTCGGCGCGCGATGCGCGGCTGGTGCGCACCGATGGGCGCTGGCCGGTGTACTTTCAGAACCTGCTGCCCGAGGGCCACAACCGCGAGCGGCTGGCGCGTGAGCGGGGCTGCAGCCCTGATGATGAGTTTGAGCTGCTGGCCGCCGCAGGCCACGACCTGATGGGCGCGCTGGAGGTGGAGCCCGTGCCCGCGCAAGACGGCATCCCGGACGTGGTGCGGCATTGGCACACCACGCAAGGCCTGGATGTGCTGGAGCCGGGGTTTGTCGAGTTCCCGGTGGAAGACGCGGCATCACTGCCCGGCGTAGTCACCAAGTTCAGCGCGGTGCAGGACGGCCGCCGCTACACCGTGCACCGCCAGGGCGCGGCTGGCAGTGTGATCTTGAAGCTGCCCACCACCGCCCACCCTGACCTGGTGGCCAACGAGTACACCGGCTACCAGCTGTGCAAGGCGCTGGGGCTGAACGTGGCCGATGCGCGCGTCATCACCCGCGCCCAGGCCGACCTGCCCGATGCCGTGCCCTTTAACGAGATATTGGCCGTGCAGCGGTTTGACCACCTGCCCGGCGGCGCCCGCGTGCACATGGAGGAGTTCAATCAGGTGCTGGGCTACACACCCCGGCAAAAATACGGCAAAACCCATGGCAAAGGGGTGCTGCAGGACTGGGCCACCATGCTGCGCGTGCTCAACCGCCTGAGCCGCCAACCGGTGCTGGACACGCGCGAGTTTCTGGCGCGCATGGTGGTCTTCATCCTGATGGGCAACACCGACGCCCACCTGAAAAACTGGGCCCTGATCTACCCCGACGGCCGCGTGCCCCAGCTGGCCCCGGTGTACGACCCGGTGTGTGTGGCTGCGTTTTTTGATGGCGTGCCCAACCACCAGTACGCGGTGAACCGCGCCATCGACAACACCCTGCGGGCGCTGACCTGGGATGACATGGAAGGACTGATGAAGTCCGCCGGGCTGCTGCGCGTGCCCCGGCACCTGGCGCTGCTGCGTGATGTGGTGAAGCAGGCCCGTGCCGACTGGCCCGCGCTGCTGCGTGATGCGCCACCGGCCGTGCAAGCCACCGTGCAGCAACGGCTGGCGGGAGCGACGGCGCTGGGGCAGGCCGCCAGCCGCAGCACCGCTGGCTGA
- a CDS encoding chromate transporter, which produces MTAATTVTAPLLALNAGDWLNLFLYYLSLSLLAVGGAIATAPDMHRFLVERQAWLTDPQFSASIAIAQAAPGPNVLFIALLGWNVGINAGGPGVAGWLLGALGMAVCMLGVMLPSSLLTWLATRWGHRNRERRAVRAFKQGMAPVVIGLLLATAWVLARAHGVWATDWPVWLLTAVTVVLVWRTKLHLLWMLGTGAALGALGWI; this is translated from the coding sequence ATGACCGCCGCCACCACCGTGACTGCCCCCCTTCTGGCCTTGAATGCCGGCGACTGGTTGAACCTGTTCTTGTATTACCTGTCGCTGTCGCTGCTGGCCGTGGGCGGCGCCATTGCCACCGCACCCGATATGCACCGCTTTCTGGTCGAGCGCCAGGCCTGGCTCACCGACCCGCAATTCAGCGCCTCCATCGCCATTGCGCAGGCCGCGCCCGGCCCCAATGTGCTGTTCATCGCGCTGCTGGGCTGGAACGTGGGCATCAACGCGGGTGGCCCCGGTGTGGCGGGCTGGCTGCTGGGCGCCCTGGGCATGGCGGTGTGCATGCTGGGGGTGATGCTGCCCAGCAGCCTGCTCACCTGGCTGGCCACTCGCTGGGGACATCGCAACCGCGAGCGGCGCGCCGTGCGCGCCTTCAAGCAGGGAATGGCCCCGGTGGTGATTGGCCTGCTGCTGGCCACTGCGTGGGTGTTGGCCCGCGCCCACGGCGTGTGGGCCACCGACTGGCCGGTGTGGCTGCTGACGGCCGTAACCGTGGTGCTGGTGTGGCGCACTAAGCTGCATCTGTTGTGGATGCTCGGGACTGGCGCGGCGCTGGGGGCGTTGGGCTGGATTTAG